AAACTGTCCTTATTCACGGCGGTTTTTTGAAGTGTGGTTTTGACCGCTTTTTTACGTACCCAACTCATAGCGGTGCGGCTGTCACTATATATAGGACGATCGTCGCCGTGTTTTTTACATAGCGCTAGGACGTGCACGAGTGCGAGAAACTCTCCTATATTATTAGTGCTTTTTTTAAACGGGCCTTTTTTGAAGATTTCTTGAGCGTTATGAGTGTATACCCCTCGATATTCCATAGTGCCTGGATTGCCGCTGCATGCAGCATCCACCGCTAGGGAATTCAAGATAGGCTGTCCCACCTTTTTAACAAGCTCTGGGTTTATTGAAGGCTTTTTAGGCTTGCCCACATGCTGCCAATAGTTTCCGTTCAATGCTTCTTCGGCCTCTTTTTTTGTAGGGAACGACTTGTATTTTGCCTGTGGGTAATTCTTGATCTGCTGCTGGCAGGCTTTCCAGTTGTCATAAACGCCCGGGTTGTGTCCTTCCCAGACCGCGTAAAACTTTTTGCTAGCCATGCAATAGTTTTTCTATGGTTGCCGGTAAATGCTGGTGTTCCAGCTGGTGAATGCGACCTGCCAATGTAGATGGAGTATCACCTTCCATCACATCGCATTCAAATTGCGCAATGTATGCTCCTTTATCGTACTCTTCATTTACAAAATGGATGGTGATACCGCTTTTGGATTCCTTATTTGCCAGAACTGCTTCATGTACCGCAATTCCATACATACCTTTTCCGCCATATTTCGGCAGGAGGGAAGGGTGTAAATTGATGATCTGGTTCGGGAAATCGGTAATTAGAAATTCTGGGATCTTCCAGAGGAAACCCGCAAGAACGATCAAGTCGGGTTGTATGGATTTGAGTAGGGAATGAACGGGTCCCGCTTTCGCGAAAGCGTGCCTATTAAAACTCATCGCTGGAATTCCGGCCTTCTGGGCACGATCCAAAACAGGTGCCTTCTTCTTATTAGATAAGATCAAACTGACGCAGGTATTTTCAGAATCCTTGAAGTAGTCTAAGATAGCCTGAGCATTTGTACCGCTGCCACTCGCAAAAATGACAATATTTTT
This genomic interval from Nonlabens spongiae contains the following:
- a CDS encoding ribonuclease H1 domain-containing protein — translated: MASKKFYAVWEGHNPGVYDNWKACQQQIKNYPQAKYKSFPTKKEAEEALNGNYWQHVGKPKKPSINPELVKKVGQPILNSLAVDAACSGNPGTMEYRGVYTHNAQEIFKKGPFKKSTNNIGEFLALVHVLALCKKHGDDRPIYSDSRTAMSWVRKKAVKTTLQKTAVNKDSFELMDRALSWLQNNSYKNKILKWETKAWGEIPADFGRK
- the purN gene encoding phosphoribosylglycinamide formyltransferase, with product MKNIVIFASGSGTNAQAILDYFKDSENTCVSLILSNKKKAPVLDRAQKAGIPAMSFNRHAFAKAGPVHSLLKSIQPDLIVLAGFLWKIPEFLITDFPNQIINLHPSLLPKYGGKGMYGIAVHEAVLANKESKSGITIHFVNEEYDKGAYIAQFECDVMEGDTPSTLAGRIHQLEHQHLPATIEKLLHG